The following proteins are encoded in a genomic region of Solea senegalensis isolate Sse05_10M linkage group LG5, IFAPA_SoseM_1, whole genome shotgun sequence:
- the LOC122769580 gene encoding electrogenic sodium bicarbonate cotransporter 1-like isoform X9, protein MSGNKKVEDEAVLDRGASLQKHKCDDEEVEGHHTIYIGVHVPKSYRRRRRHRRKTGHKDRKERSTEGTLDKSDNDETSNSILKPLISPAAERIRFILGEEDDGPAPPQLFTELDELLSVDGQEMEWKETARWIKFEEKVEKGGERWSKPHVATLSLHSLFELRTCIEKGTIMLDMEASTLPQVVDMITDNQIEIGQLKAELKDKVMYTLLRKHRKQTKKSNLRSLADIGKTVSSANSPATAHKNLTSNSMNDISDKPVKDQLRNKFMKKLPRDAEASNVLVGEVDFLDAPFVAFVRLHQAVMLGALTEVPVPTRFLFILLGPKGKAKSYHEIGRAIATLMSDEIFHDIAYKAKDRQDLLAGIDEFLDEVIVLPPGEWDPAIRIEPPKSLPSSDKRKNMYAGGDSQMNGDMPHDGGHGGGGGGEGGGGGGGGHTVGDELQKTGRFCGGLILDIKRKAPFFISDFTDAIHIQALSAILFIYLGTVTNAITFGGLLGDATENMQGVLESFLGTAIAGGVFCLLAGQPLTILSSTGPVLVFERLLFNFSRDNQFDYLEFRLWIGLWSAFLCLVLVATDASFLVQYFTRFTEEGFSCLISFIFIYDAFKKMLKLAHHYPINSDYDLDYVTQYDCLCMAPTVAENTTDILGDPLEGTSVWYWNNTGLPMNTTWSSLSKTDCLKYKGELVGKSCEFIPDITLMSFILFFGTYACSMSLKKFKTSRFFPTTVRNLISDFAIVLAILIFCGVDMLVGVDTPKLIVPSEFKPTSPKRGWFVPPFGANPWWVYLVSSVPALLVTILIFMDQQITAVIVNRKEHKLKKGAGYHLDLFWVAILMVVCSFMCLPWYVAATVISIAHIDSLKMETETSAPGEQPKFLGVREQRVTGVFVFILTGLSVLMAPILKFIPMPVLYGVFLYMGVASLNGVQFMDRLKLLLMPAKHQPDLIYLRHVPLRKVHLFTFLQVLCLALLWILKSTVAAIIFPVMILALVAVRKGMDYMFSQLDLSYLDDVIPEKDKKKKEDEKKGSIDSDAEDSDYAYNENVPSIKIPMDMMEQEPFLGDKASDREKSPSFLERHTSC, encoded by the exons TCTCACCGGCAGCAGAGAGGATCCGCTTCATCCTTGGGGAGGAGGATGATGGCCCGGCTCCCCCTCAACTCTTCACTGAGTTGGATGAGCTGCTGTCAGTGGATGGACAGGAGATGGAGTGGAAGGAGACGGCCAG GTGGATTAAGTTTGAGGAGAAGGTAGAGAAAGGAGGTGAACGCTGGAGTAAACCTCACGTGGCGACGCTGTCCTTACACAGTCTGTTTGAACTGCGGACGTGCATCGAGAAAGGCACCATCATGCTGGACATGGAAGCTTCCACTCTTCCTCAGGTTGTTG ACATGATCACTGACAACCAGATTGAGATCGGGCAGCTGAAAGCCGAACTGAAGGACAAAGTGATGTACACGTTGCTACGGAAACATCGCAAACAGACCAAGAAGTCCAACCTGCGCTCTCTGGCCGACATCGGCAAGACGGTCTCCAGTGCAA ATAGTCCAGCCACGGCCCACAAGAACCTGACGTCCAACAGCATGAACGACATTTCTGACAAGCCAGTAAAAGATCAG CTGAGGAACAAGTTCATGAAGAAGTTGCCAAGAGACGCCGAGGCCTCCAACGTGCTGGTGGGGGAGGTGGATTTCCTTGATGCCCCGTTTGTGGCGTTTGTTCGTCTGCACCAAGCTGTGATGCTGGGAGCCTTGACGGAGGTTCCTGTGCCCACAAG ATTCTTATTCATCCTGCTTGGACCCAAAGGCAAAGCAAAGTCATACCACGAGATTGGCAGAGCAATCGCAACGCTGATGTCCGATGAG ATTTTCCATGACATTGCGTATAAGGCCAAGGACAGACAGGACCTGCTGGCTGGTATCGATGAGTTCCTGGATGAGGTGATTGTGCTTCCTCCCGGAGAGTGGGACCCCGCCATCAGGATAGAGCCTCCAAAGTCTCTACCGTCCTCTGACAAAAG GAAAAACATGTACGCAGGAGGGGATTCTCAGATGAATGGAGACATGCCTCATGATGGAGGTCacggaggaggtggaggaggtgaaggaggaggaggaggaggaggaggacacactgTAGGGGATGAGCTACAGAAGACAGGAAG GTTTTGTGGCGGTCTCATACTTGACATCAAAAGAAAAGCGCCTTTCTTCATCAGTGACTTCACTGACGCTATTCACATTCAGGCCCTGTCGGCCATATTGTTTATTTACCTGGGAACTGTGACAAACGCCATCACCTTTGGTGGCCTGCTGGGGGACGCTACAGAAAACATGCAG GGTGTGTTGGAGAGTTTTCTGGGTACAGCGATTGCTGGCGGGGTCTTTTGTCTGCTGGCTGGTCAACCCCTCACCATCCTCAGCAGTACTGGTCCTGTTCTGGTGTTTGAAAGGCTGCTCTTCAACTTCAGCAG AGATAACCAGTTTGATTACCTGGAGTTCCGCCTGTGGATTGGTCTGTGGTCGGCGTTCCTCTGCTTGGTGCTCGTGGCCACTGATGCCAGCTTCCTGGTTCAGTACTTCACACGGTTCACTGAGGAAGGCTTCTCCTGCCTCAtcagcttcatcttcatctaTGACGCGTTCAAGAAGATGCTCAAGCTCGCTCACCACTACCCCATCAACTCTGATTATGACCTGGACTACGTAACGCAGTACGACTGTCTCTGTATGGCCCCTACTGTTGCTG AAAACACTACAGATATTCTTGGAGATCCTTTAGAGGGCACTTCAGTCTGGTACTGGAACAACACTGGTCTG CCAATGAACACCACGTGGTCGTCCCTCTCAAAGACAGACTGCCTGAAGTACAAAGGGGAGCTGGTGGGCAAGTCCTGCGAATTTATCCCAGACATCACCCTCATGTCCTTCATCTTGTTCTTTGGCACCTACGCCTGCTCAATGAGTCTGAAGAAGTTCAAGACCAGCCGATTTTTCCCCACCACT GTGAGGAATCTCATCAGTGACTTTGCCATCGTCCTGGCCATCCTCATCTTTTGTGGAGTCGATATGCTTGTCGGAGTCGATACTCCTAAACTTATTGTGCCAAGTGAATTCAAG CCAACAAGTCCTAAGAGAGGCTGGTTTGTCCCACCGTTTGGAGCAAACCCCTGGTGGGTTTACCTGGTATCATCTGTCCCTGCCCTGCTAGTCACTATACTGATCTTCATGGACCAACAGATTACTGCTGTGATTGTCAACAGGAAGGAACACAAACTGAAG AAAGGGGCAGGTTACCATCTGGATCTGTTCTGGGTGGCTATTCTGATGGTGGTTTGCTCCTTCATGTGTTTGCCGTGGTATGTGGCTGCCACCGTCATCTCTATTGCTCACATCGACAGTCTAAAGATGGAGACAGAAACATCGGCTCCGGGAGAGCAGCCAAAATTCTTGGGTGTGAG aGAGCAGAGGGtcactggtgtgtttgtgttcatcctGACAGGATTGTCTGTACTCATGGCTCCAATTTTAAAG TTCATCCCCATGCCTGTGTTGTATGGAGTCTTCTTATACATGGGAGTTGCCTCTCTAAATGGAGTACAG ttTATGGATCGTCTGAAGCTGTTACTGATGCCAGCTAAACACCAGCCCGACCTGATTTACCTGCGACATGTTCCCCTCAGAAAGGTCCACCTCTTCACCTTCCTCCAGGTGCTTTGCTTGGCTCTGCTCTGGATCCTCAAATCCACAGTGGCTGCCATAATTTTCCCTGTTATG ATCCTTGCTCTGGTGGCTGTCAGGAAAGGAATGGACTACATGTTCTCTCAGCTTGACCTCAGCtacttggatgatgtcatcccagagaaggacaagaagaagaaggaggatgAGAAGAAGGGCAGCATCGACAGCGATGCTGAAGAT TCTGACTATGCTTACAATGAGAATGTTCCCAGCATTAAAATTCCCATGGACATGATGGAACAGGAGCCGTTCTTAGGTGATAAGGCCTCTGACA GAGAGAAGTCTCCATCATTCCTTGAGCGACATACATCGTGCTGA
- the LOC122769580 gene encoding electrogenic sodium bicarbonate cotransporter 1-like isoform X8 → MSGNKKVEDEAVLDRGASLQKHKCDDEEVEGHHTIYIGVHVPKSYRRRRRHRRKTGHKDRKERSTEGTLDKSDNDETSNSILKPLISPAAERIRFILGEEDDGPAPPQLFTELDELLSVDGQEMEWKETARWIKFEEKVEKGGERWSKPHVATLSLHSLFELRTCIEKGTIMLDMEASTLPQVVDMITDNQIEIGQLKAELKDKVMYTLLRKHRKQTKKSNLRSLADIGKTVSSASRLFSNQENDSPATAHKNLTSNSMNDISDKPVKDQLRNKFMKKLPRDAEASNVLVGEVDFLDAPFVAFVRLHQAVMLGALTEVPVPTRFLFILLGPKGKAKSYHEIGRAIATLMSDEIFHDIAYKAKDRQDLLAGIDEFLDEVIVLPPGEWDPAIRIEPPKSLPSSDKRKNMYAGGDSQMNGDMPHDGGHGGGGGGEGGGGGGGGHTVGDELQKTGRFCGGLILDIKRKAPFFISDFTDAIHIQALSAILFIYLGTVTNAITFGGLLGDATENMQGVLESFLGTAIAGGVFCLLAGQPLTILSSTGPVLVFERLLFNFSRDNQFDYLEFRLWIGLWSAFLCLVLVATDASFLVQYFTRFTEEGFSCLISFIFIYDAFKKMLKLAHHYPINSDYDLDYVTQYDCLCMAPTVAENTTDILGDPLEGTSVWYWNNTGLPMNTTWSSLSKTDCLKYKGELVGKSCEFIPDITLMSFILFFGTYACSMSLKKFKTSRFFPTTVRNLISDFAIVLAILIFCGVDMLVGVDTPKLIVPSEFKPTSPKRGWFVPPFGANPWWVYLVSSVPALLVTILIFMDQQITAVIVNRKEHKLKKGAGYHLDLFWVAILMVVCSFMCLPWYVAATVISIAHIDSLKMETETSAPGEQPKFLGVREQRVTGVFVFILTGLSVLMAPILKFIPMPVLYGVFLYMGVASLNGVQFMDRLKLLLMPAKHQPDLIYLRHVPLRKVHLFTFLQVLCLALLWILKSTVAAIIFPVMILALVAVRKGMDYMFSQLDLSYLDDVIPEKDKKKKEDEKKGSIDSDAEDSDYAYNENVPSIKIPMDMMEQEPFLGDKASDREKSPSFLERHTSC, encoded by the exons TCTCACCGGCAGCAGAGAGGATCCGCTTCATCCTTGGGGAGGAGGATGATGGCCCGGCTCCCCCTCAACTCTTCACTGAGTTGGATGAGCTGCTGTCAGTGGATGGACAGGAGATGGAGTGGAAGGAGACGGCCAG GTGGATTAAGTTTGAGGAGAAGGTAGAGAAAGGAGGTGAACGCTGGAGTAAACCTCACGTGGCGACGCTGTCCTTACACAGTCTGTTTGAACTGCGGACGTGCATCGAGAAAGGCACCATCATGCTGGACATGGAAGCTTCCACTCTTCCTCAGGTTGTTG ACATGATCACTGACAACCAGATTGAGATCGGGCAGCTGAAAGCCGAACTGAAGGACAAAGTGATGTACACGTTGCTACGGAAACATCGCAAACAGACCAAGAAGTCCAACCTGCGCTCTCTGGCCGACATCGGCAAGACGGTCTCCAGTGCAAGTAGGCTGTTTTCCAACCAGGAAAACG ATAGTCCAGCCACGGCCCACAAGAACCTGACGTCCAACAGCATGAACGACATTTCTGACAAGCCAGTAAAAGATCAG CTGAGGAACAAGTTCATGAAGAAGTTGCCAAGAGACGCCGAGGCCTCCAACGTGCTGGTGGGGGAGGTGGATTTCCTTGATGCCCCGTTTGTGGCGTTTGTTCGTCTGCACCAAGCTGTGATGCTGGGAGCCTTGACGGAGGTTCCTGTGCCCACAAG ATTCTTATTCATCCTGCTTGGACCCAAAGGCAAAGCAAAGTCATACCACGAGATTGGCAGAGCAATCGCAACGCTGATGTCCGATGAG ATTTTCCATGACATTGCGTATAAGGCCAAGGACAGACAGGACCTGCTGGCTGGTATCGATGAGTTCCTGGATGAGGTGATTGTGCTTCCTCCCGGAGAGTGGGACCCCGCCATCAGGATAGAGCCTCCAAAGTCTCTACCGTCCTCTGACAAAAG GAAAAACATGTACGCAGGAGGGGATTCTCAGATGAATGGAGACATGCCTCATGATGGAGGTCacggaggaggtggaggaggtgaaggaggaggaggaggaggaggaggacacactgTAGGGGATGAGCTACAGAAGACAGGAAG GTTTTGTGGCGGTCTCATACTTGACATCAAAAGAAAAGCGCCTTTCTTCATCAGTGACTTCACTGACGCTATTCACATTCAGGCCCTGTCGGCCATATTGTTTATTTACCTGGGAACTGTGACAAACGCCATCACCTTTGGTGGCCTGCTGGGGGACGCTACAGAAAACATGCAG GGTGTGTTGGAGAGTTTTCTGGGTACAGCGATTGCTGGCGGGGTCTTTTGTCTGCTGGCTGGTCAACCCCTCACCATCCTCAGCAGTACTGGTCCTGTTCTGGTGTTTGAAAGGCTGCTCTTCAACTTCAGCAG AGATAACCAGTTTGATTACCTGGAGTTCCGCCTGTGGATTGGTCTGTGGTCGGCGTTCCTCTGCTTGGTGCTCGTGGCCACTGATGCCAGCTTCCTGGTTCAGTACTTCACACGGTTCACTGAGGAAGGCTTCTCCTGCCTCAtcagcttcatcttcatctaTGACGCGTTCAAGAAGATGCTCAAGCTCGCTCACCACTACCCCATCAACTCTGATTATGACCTGGACTACGTAACGCAGTACGACTGTCTCTGTATGGCCCCTACTGTTGCTG AAAACACTACAGATATTCTTGGAGATCCTTTAGAGGGCACTTCAGTCTGGTACTGGAACAACACTGGTCTG CCAATGAACACCACGTGGTCGTCCCTCTCAAAGACAGACTGCCTGAAGTACAAAGGGGAGCTGGTGGGCAAGTCCTGCGAATTTATCCCAGACATCACCCTCATGTCCTTCATCTTGTTCTTTGGCACCTACGCCTGCTCAATGAGTCTGAAGAAGTTCAAGACCAGCCGATTTTTCCCCACCACT GTGAGGAATCTCATCAGTGACTTTGCCATCGTCCTGGCCATCCTCATCTTTTGTGGAGTCGATATGCTTGTCGGAGTCGATACTCCTAAACTTATTGTGCCAAGTGAATTCAAG CCAACAAGTCCTAAGAGAGGCTGGTTTGTCCCACCGTTTGGAGCAAACCCCTGGTGGGTTTACCTGGTATCATCTGTCCCTGCCCTGCTAGTCACTATACTGATCTTCATGGACCAACAGATTACTGCTGTGATTGTCAACAGGAAGGAACACAAACTGAAG AAAGGGGCAGGTTACCATCTGGATCTGTTCTGGGTGGCTATTCTGATGGTGGTTTGCTCCTTCATGTGTTTGCCGTGGTATGTGGCTGCCACCGTCATCTCTATTGCTCACATCGACAGTCTAAAGATGGAGACAGAAACATCGGCTCCGGGAGAGCAGCCAAAATTCTTGGGTGTGAG aGAGCAGAGGGtcactggtgtgtttgtgttcatcctGACAGGATTGTCTGTACTCATGGCTCCAATTTTAAAG TTCATCCCCATGCCTGTGTTGTATGGAGTCTTCTTATACATGGGAGTTGCCTCTCTAAATGGAGTACAG ttTATGGATCGTCTGAAGCTGTTACTGATGCCAGCTAAACACCAGCCCGACCTGATTTACCTGCGACATGTTCCCCTCAGAAAGGTCCACCTCTTCACCTTCCTCCAGGTGCTTTGCTTGGCTCTGCTCTGGATCCTCAAATCCACAGTGGCTGCCATAATTTTCCCTGTTATG ATCCTTGCTCTGGTGGCTGTCAGGAAAGGAATGGACTACATGTTCTCTCAGCTTGACCTCAGCtacttggatgatgtcatcccagagaaggacaagaagaagaaggaggatgAGAAGAAGGGCAGCATCGACAGCGATGCTGAAGAT TCTGACTATGCTTACAATGAGAATGTTCCCAGCATTAAAATTCCCATGGACATGATGGAACAGGAGCCGTTCTTAGGTGATAAGGCCTCTGACA GAGAGAAGTCTCCATCATTCCTTGAGCGACATACATCGTGCTGA
- the LOC122769580 gene encoding electrogenic sodium bicarbonate cotransporter 1-like isoform X4, whose product MSGNKKVEDEAVLDRGASLQKHKCDDEEVEGHHTIYIGVHVPKSYRRRRRHRRKTGHKDRKERSTEGTLDKSDNDETSNSILKPLISPAAERIRFILGEEDDGPAPPQLFTELDELLSVDGQEMEWKETARWIKFEEKVEKGGERWSKPHVATLSLHSLFELRTCIEKGTIMLDMEASTLPQVVDMITDNQIEIGQLKAELKDKVMYTLLRKHRKQTKKSNLRSLADIGKTVSSASRLFSNQENARSPLENSLTCLSGRISMEDLQSQRSTSMDWLNSPATAHKNLTSNSMNDISDKPVKDQLRNKFMKKLPRDAEASNVLVGEVDFLDAPFVAFVRLHQAVMLGALTEVPVPTRFLFILLGPKGKAKSYHEIGRAIATLMSDEIFHDIAYKAKDRQDLLAGIDEFLDEVIVLPPGEWDPAIRIEPPKSLPSSDKRKNMYAGGDSQMNGDMPHDGGHGGGGGGEGGGGGGGGHTVGDELQKTGRFCGGLILDIKRKAPFFISDFTDAIHIQALSAILFIYLGTVTNAITFGGLLGDATENMQGVLESFLGTAIAGGVFCLLAGQPLTILSSTGPVLVFERLLFNFSRDNQFDYLEFRLWIGLWSAFLCLVLVATDASFLVQYFTRFTEEGFSCLISFIFIYDAFKKMLKLAHHYPINSDYDLDYVTQYDCLCMAPTVAENTTDILGDPLEGTSVWYWNNTGLPMNTTWSSLSKTDCLKYKGELVGKSCEFIPDITLMSFILFFGTYACSMSLKKFKTSRFFPTTVRNLISDFAIVLAILIFCGVDMLVGVDTPKLIVPSEFKPTSPKRGWFVPPFGANPWWVYLVSSVPALLVTILIFMDQQITAVIVNRKEHKLKKGAGYHLDLFWVAILMVVCSFMCLPWYVAATVISIAHIDSLKMETETSAPGEQPKFLGVREQRVTGVFVFILTGLSVLMAPILKFIPMPVLYGVFLYMGVASLNGVQFMDRLKLLLMPAKHQPDLIYLRHVPLRKVHLFTFLQVLCLALLWILKSTVAAIIFPVMILALVAVRKGMDYMFSQLDLSYLDDVIPEKDKKKKEDEKKGSIDSDAEDERSLHHSLSDIHRAEKFHYYQGNCLSSPEMSPLKSVPQIRIEMEPDDDNPFYWKSRGTETTL is encoded by the exons TCTCACCGGCAGCAGAGAGGATCCGCTTCATCCTTGGGGAGGAGGATGATGGCCCGGCTCCCCCTCAACTCTTCACTGAGTTGGATGAGCTGCTGTCAGTGGATGGACAGGAGATGGAGTGGAAGGAGACGGCCAG GTGGATTAAGTTTGAGGAGAAGGTAGAGAAAGGAGGTGAACGCTGGAGTAAACCTCACGTGGCGACGCTGTCCTTACACAGTCTGTTTGAACTGCGGACGTGCATCGAGAAAGGCACCATCATGCTGGACATGGAAGCTTCCACTCTTCCTCAGGTTGTTG ACATGATCACTGACAACCAGATTGAGATCGGGCAGCTGAAAGCCGAACTGAAGGACAAAGTGATGTACACGTTGCTACGGAAACATCGCAAACAGACCAAGAAGTCCAACCTGCGCTCTCTGGCCGACATCGGCAAGACGGTCTCCAGTGCAAGTAGGCTGTTTTCCAACCAGGAAAACG CTCGTAGTCCTCTTGAGAACTCTCTGACTTGCCTGTCGGGTCGCATTTCAATGGAGGACTTGCAGAGCCAGAGGAGTACCAGCATGGACTGGCTCA ATAGTCCAGCCACGGCCCACAAGAACCTGACGTCCAACAGCATGAACGACATTTCTGACAAGCCAGTAAAAGATCAG CTGAGGAACAAGTTCATGAAGAAGTTGCCAAGAGACGCCGAGGCCTCCAACGTGCTGGTGGGGGAGGTGGATTTCCTTGATGCCCCGTTTGTGGCGTTTGTTCGTCTGCACCAAGCTGTGATGCTGGGAGCCTTGACGGAGGTTCCTGTGCCCACAAG ATTCTTATTCATCCTGCTTGGACCCAAAGGCAAAGCAAAGTCATACCACGAGATTGGCAGAGCAATCGCAACGCTGATGTCCGATGAG ATTTTCCATGACATTGCGTATAAGGCCAAGGACAGACAGGACCTGCTGGCTGGTATCGATGAGTTCCTGGATGAGGTGATTGTGCTTCCTCCCGGAGAGTGGGACCCCGCCATCAGGATAGAGCCTCCAAAGTCTCTACCGTCCTCTGACAAAAG GAAAAACATGTACGCAGGAGGGGATTCTCAGATGAATGGAGACATGCCTCATGATGGAGGTCacggaggaggtggaggaggtgaaggaggaggaggaggaggaggaggacacactgTAGGGGATGAGCTACAGAAGACAGGAAG GTTTTGTGGCGGTCTCATACTTGACATCAAAAGAAAAGCGCCTTTCTTCATCAGTGACTTCACTGACGCTATTCACATTCAGGCCCTGTCGGCCATATTGTTTATTTACCTGGGAACTGTGACAAACGCCATCACCTTTGGTGGCCTGCTGGGGGACGCTACAGAAAACATGCAG GGTGTGTTGGAGAGTTTTCTGGGTACAGCGATTGCTGGCGGGGTCTTTTGTCTGCTGGCTGGTCAACCCCTCACCATCCTCAGCAGTACTGGTCCTGTTCTGGTGTTTGAAAGGCTGCTCTTCAACTTCAGCAG AGATAACCAGTTTGATTACCTGGAGTTCCGCCTGTGGATTGGTCTGTGGTCGGCGTTCCTCTGCTTGGTGCTCGTGGCCACTGATGCCAGCTTCCTGGTTCAGTACTTCACACGGTTCACTGAGGAAGGCTTCTCCTGCCTCAtcagcttcatcttcatctaTGACGCGTTCAAGAAGATGCTCAAGCTCGCTCACCACTACCCCATCAACTCTGATTATGACCTGGACTACGTAACGCAGTACGACTGTCTCTGTATGGCCCCTACTGTTGCTG AAAACACTACAGATATTCTTGGAGATCCTTTAGAGGGCACTTCAGTCTGGTACTGGAACAACACTGGTCTG CCAATGAACACCACGTGGTCGTCCCTCTCAAAGACAGACTGCCTGAAGTACAAAGGGGAGCTGGTGGGCAAGTCCTGCGAATTTATCCCAGACATCACCCTCATGTCCTTCATCTTGTTCTTTGGCACCTACGCCTGCTCAATGAGTCTGAAGAAGTTCAAGACCAGCCGATTTTTCCCCACCACT GTGAGGAATCTCATCAGTGACTTTGCCATCGTCCTGGCCATCCTCATCTTTTGTGGAGTCGATATGCTTGTCGGAGTCGATACTCCTAAACTTATTGTGCCAAGTGAATTCAAG CCAACAAGTCCTAAGAGAGGCTGGTTTGTCCCACCGTTTGGAGCAAACCCCTGGTGGGTTTACCTGGTATCATCTGTCCCTGCCCTGCTAGTCACTATACTGATCTTCATGGACCAACAGATTACTGCTGTGATTGTCAACAGGAAGGAACACAAACTGAAG AAAGGGGCAGGTTACCATCTGGATCTGTTCTGGGTGGCTATTCTGATGGTGGTTTGCTCCTTCATGTGTTTGCCGTGGTATGTGGCTGCCACCGTCATCTCTATTGCTCACATCGACAGTCTAAAGATGGAGACAGAAACATCGGCTCCGGGAGAGCAGCCAAAATTCTTGGGTGTGAG aGAGCAGAGGGtcactggtgtgtttgtgttcatcctGACAGGATTGTCTGTACTCATGGCTCCAATTTTAAAG TTCATCCCCATGCCTGTGTTGTATGGAGTCTTCTTATACATGGGAGTTGCCTCTCTAAATGGAGTACAG ttTATGGATCGTCTGAAGCTGTTACTGATGCCAGCTAAACACCAGCCCGACCTGATTTACCTGCGACATGTTCCCCTCAGAAAGGTCCACCTCTTCACCTTCCTCCAGGTGCTTTGCTTGGCTCTGCTCTGGATCCTCAAATCCACAGTGGCTGCCATAATTTTCCCTGTTATG ATCCTTGCTCTGGTGGCTGTCAGGAAAGGAATGGACTACATGTTCTCTCAGCTTGACCTCAGCtacttggatgatgtcatcccagagaaggacaagaagaagaaggaggatgAGAAGAAGGGCAGCATCGACAGCGATGCTGAAGAT GAGAGAAGTCTCCATCATTCCTTGAGCGACATACATCGTGCTGAGAAATTTCACTATTACCAGGGCAACTGCTTGTCTAG ccCTGAGATGAGTCCATTGAAGTCTGTGCCTCAGATTAGAATAGAAATGGAACCAGATGATGATAATCCATTCTACTGGAAGAGCAGAGGAACTGAAACAACCCTGTAG